Proteins from one Chroococcidiopsis sp. CCMEE 29 genomic window:
- the holA gene encoding DNA polymerase III subunit delta, which produces MPIYLYWGENEFTLQKAVASLGDRVLDPQWVSFNYTQIPADQPDAIIQGLNQALTPPFGAGNRLVWLMQTTLCQNCPEDLLTELNRTLPVIPETCVLLLTSRTKPDGRLKSTQLLQKYAQIREFSLIPPWKTEQIVQQVQQAAQEVGVKLTQKSVELVAESVGNNTRQLYSELEKLRLYAGIADKPLDVEAVAELVQANTQNSLQLAAAIRLGDTAKAIALVAQLLAHNEPSLRIVATLIGQFRTWLWVKLLMEAGERSERTIAQAAEIGNPKRVYFLQQEVKSLSVQQLVSTLPLLLELEVSLKQGAEEISALQTKVIELCCIFQ; this is translated from the coding sequence GCTTTAACTACACTCAAATCCCCGCAGATCAACCGGATGCTATTATCCAAGGGTTGAACCAAGCACTAACACCACCCTTTGGCGCTGGTAACCGCTTAGTCTGGCTCATGCAAACTACACTCTGCCAAAACTGTCCTGAAGATTTGTTGACCGAATTAAACCGCACACTCCCGGTGATTCCAGAGACTTGCGTTTTATTGCTAACTAGCCGCACAAAACCGGATGGACGCCTCAAATCTACCCAGTTATTGCAAAAGTACGCTCAGATCCGGGAATTTTCCCTGATTCCTCCCTGGAAGACAGAACAAATTGTACAGCAGGTGCAACAAGCTGCCCAAGAAGTAGGGGTAAAACTAACTCAAAAAAGCGTAGAGCTTGTAGCAGAGTCTGTCGGCAACAATACTAGGCAACTCTATAGTGAACTGGAAAAATTACGGCTTTATGCTGGTATAGCCGACAAACCTTTGGATGTAGAAGCCGTTGCTGAGCTAGTACAGGCTAATACCCAGAACAGCTTGCAGTTGGCAGCAGCGATTCGATTGGGGGATACAGCCAAAGCCATAGCATTGGTTGCCCAATTGCTCGCTCACAATGAGCCATCTCTGCGAATTGTTGCCACATTAATTGGGCAATTTCGTACCTGGTTATGGGTAAAATTATTGATGGAAGCTGGTGAGCGATCGGAGCGAACAATAGCCCAAGCGGCAGAGATCGGTAATCCTAAGCGCGTATACTTCCTCCAGCAAGAAGTTAAGTCCCTTTCCGTGCAGCAACTTGTCTCAACCTTGCCCCTACTACTGGAACTCGAAGTTAGTCTCAAGCAAGGAGCAGAGGAGATCTCAGCGCTCCAAACTAAAGTGATAGAACTTTGCTGCATTTTTCAGTAA
- a CDS encoding DUF4168 domain-containing protein: MVKFSRPFSAPYLNRMLSRSLVVGAIATASWLSGLAPDLSGHSRVLDFNSAAYAQQVSEPEVTNYARAVLGIEPVRQEAYDEIKKILGSDNVPSINCYESLDALPNNARKIADNYCKRSKAIVERNGLSRDRFNEITTNLQNDPNLKTRVQDALIRIQNTP, from the coding sequence ATGGTAAAATTTAGCCGTCCATTTTCCGCACCCTATTTGAACCGGATGCTATCGCGATCGCTGGTTGTAGGTGCTATTGCCACTGCAAGTTGGCTCTCTGGGCTGGCTCCTGATTTATCTGGTCACTCAAGAGTCCTTGACTTCAATTCTGCGGCTTATGCTCAACAAGTCAGTGAGCCAGAAGTAACAAATTACGCTCGGGCTGTCTTGGGTATAGAGCCAGTGCGTCAAGAGGCATACGACGAAATTAAAAAAATTCTCGGTTCTGATAACGTTCCCTCAATTAATTGCTACGAAAGTCTGGATGCATTACCCAACAACGCTCGAAAGATTGCCGATAATTACTGCAAGCGCTCCAAAGCTATAGTAGAAAGAAACGGTCTTTCCAGAGATCGCTTCAATGAAATTACTACAAATCTGCAAAATGACCCCAACTTAAAAACACGGGTTCAGGATGCTTTGATTCGGATTCAAAACACCCCCTAA
- the ureE gene encoding urease accessory protein UreE translates to MLTLTQRLPTNADAVVSFTLALTAEERTRSRHRFETVDGQTVFLRLPRGTVLRDNDILQSETESILVRVNAKPEPVLTITAKTRLDLLRAAYHLGNRHVPLEITASYLRLSPDPVLQTMLEQMGMQVEEAVLPFQPEIGAYGNHAH, encoded by the coding sequence ATGCTGACTTTGACGCAACGTTTACCAACCAATGCGGATGCAGTAGTCAGCTTTACCCTTGCTCTGACTGCGGAGGAACGCACCCGCAGCCGCCATCGTTTTGAAACAGTGGATGGGCAAACTGTATTTCTGCGTTTACCCAGAGGAACCGTGCTGCGGGACAACGATATTCTGCAATCTGAAACTGAGAGCATACTAGTCCGGGTTAATGCCAAACCTGAACCAGTGCTGACGATTACAGCCAAAACCCGACTGGATTTACTGCGGGCAGCGTACCATTTGGGTAATCGCCATGTGCCGCTAGAAATCACTGCAAGCTATCTACGGCTATCTCCTGACCCCGTGTTGCAGACAATGCTTGAACAGATGGGAATGCAAGTAGAAGAGGCAGTTTTACCTTTTCAACCAGAAATCGGCGCTTATGGGAATCATGCCCATTAA
- a CDS encoding urease accessory protein UreF, whose protein sequence is MPINSIHVLSLLQLASPVLPVGAYSYSEGLETLVENGMIANELSLKHWLEQELRYGAIRLEAAVMIRAHQSAMLGDIEALGYWNSWLSAARETEELRQQSWQMGRSLMRLLLELQPQLASVIDAVGTPCNFAIAFGIAAAHWKIDLSNALLGYLHSWATNLITAGVKLIPLGQTAGQQLLLELQVNLSCAAEEILALEDDNLNSCGWGLALASMAHETQYTRLFRS, encoded by the coding sequence ATGCCCATTAATAGCATTCATGTCTTAAGTCTTTTACAGTTGGCTAGTCCCGTCCTGCCAGTGGGAGCGTATAGCTATTCTGAGGGGCTGGAAACTCTGGTTGAGAATGGCATGATTGCCAATGAGCTGAGTCTGAAGCATTGGCTAGAGCAAGAATTACGATACGGTGCGATTCGGTTAGAAGCGGCGGTAATGATCCGAGCCCATCAGTCTGCCATGTTGGGAGATATAGAAGCTTTAGGTTACTGGAATAGCTGGCTATCAGCTGCGAGGGAAACTGAAGAGTTACGTCAACAAAGCTGGCAGATGGGACGATCGCTTATGCGGCTACTTCTAGAACTGCAACCACAGTTGGCTTCTGTGATAGATGCTGTTGGTACTCCCTGTAATTTTGCGATCGCCTTTGGTATTGCTGCTGCCCACTGGAAAATTGACTTATCAAACGCCCTACTAGGCTACCTGCACAGCTGGGCAACGAATCTCATAACTGCTGGAGTCAAACTCATTCCCTTGGGCCAAACTGCTGGGCAACAATTGTTACTGGAGTTACAAGTCAATCTCAGCTGTGCAGCTGAAGAAATTCTTGCTCTAGAGGATGACAACCTTAATAGTTGTGGCTGGGGATTGGCGCTGGCAAGTATGGCACATGAAACTCAGTATACGCGGCTATTTCGTAGTTAG
- a CDS encoding ABC transporter ATP-binding protein has protein sequence MEAQDSLQSQKLPLLAASGLGKSFGGVKAVDNAEIEVMQGSITGLIGPNGAGKTTLFNLLSNFVRPNRGWIIFDGEPIQHLQPYQIAQQGMVRTFQVARVLSRLTVMENMLLAAQKQNGENFWRVQFQPQTVVVEERQLREQAMLLLESVGLAHMAYEYAGALSGGQRKLLEMARALMTQPKLILLDEPAAGVNPTLINQICDRILSWNREGMTFLIIEHNMDVIMSLCDRVWVLAEGRNLAVGTPAEIQRNPQVLEAYLGK, from the coding sequence ATGGAAGCTCAAGATAGTTTACAGTCTCAAAAACTTCCTTTACTAGCAGCTAGTGGCCTTGGCAAGAGCTTTGGCGGTGTGAAGGCGGTAGATAATGCAGAGATTGAAGTGATGCAAGGCAGCATTACAGGGCTAATTGGTCCGAATGGTGCCGGTAAAACCACTTTATTTAACTTACTTTCTAATTTCGTTCGTCCAAATCGGGGTTGGATAATTTTTGATGGTGAACCGATTCAGCACTTGCAGCCGTATCAAATTGCCCAACAGGGAATGGTACGCACGTTTCAGGTTGCCCGAGTTCTCTCCCGGTTGACAGTAATGGAAAATATGCTGCTAGCAGCGCAAAAACAGAATGGTGAAAACTTTTGGCGGGTGCAGTTTCAACCCCAGACGGTGGTAGTTGAAGAACGGCAACTGCGAGAACAAGCAATGTTGCTCTTGGAGTCTGTAGGATTAGCTCATATGGCGTATGAGTATGCTGGAGCATTGTCTGGGGGGCAACGCAAGCTGTTAGAAATGGCAAGAGCGCTGATGACGCAGCCAAAGCTGATTTTATTGGATGAGCCAGCTGCTGGGGTTAATCCCACACTGATTAATCAGATATGCGATCGCATTCTTAGTTGGAACCGCGAGGGCATGACGTTTTTGATTATTGAACATAATATGGACGTGATCATGTCTCTGTGCGATCGCGTTTGGGTGCTAGCTGAAGGTCGTAACCTCGCTGTTGGTACCCCCGCTGAAATCCAGCGCAACCCACAAGTTTTAGAGGCATATCTAGGAAAATAG
- a CDS encoding branched-chain amino acid ABC transporter permease has protein sequence MFQDLSGWVGYLVFLTISTAIFALFSLGLNLQWGFTGLINFGHVAFMTVGAYTTVLLSLQGVPLIVAAFVGGAVAALLGLLIGLSTLRLRTDYLAIVTIGVSELIRLVVNNQDLPTGSGFTPGAFGVQSYPLPLSNLEPNLIVRLGMIGLLTLITGVSYWQLGRWISKGRGVRGVDAPADSRKVGRGFKEKSSVSRFLSRLIIGVAAALLILVLYAAGVMALYDYANHEKAGLMLLSVLVLALVLWRLEVLVRSPWGRVLKAIREDEEVPRALGKNVFWYKLQSLMLGGAIAGIAGALYAWQLTTIYPDNFQPQITFDAWIIVIVGGAGNNFGTILGAVIFFAYDAVTRFLLPAIVPLDEARLGAFRIMVIGLILMLLMIWRPQGILGKKQELTLGK, from the coding sequence ATGTTTCAAGACTTGTCTGGTTGGGTTGGCTATCTCGTTTTTCTGACAATTTCAACGGCGATCTTTGCCCTATTCAGCCTAGGATTGAACTTACAATGGGGCTTCACAGGGCTAATTAACTTTGGTCATGTTGCTTTCATGACGGTGGGTGCATACACCACAGTGTTGTTGAGCTTGCAAGGAGTTCCCCTGATTGTGGCAGCATTCGTTGGTGGCGCAGTAGCTGCACTGTTGGGCTTGTTGATTGGTCTATCAACGTTGCGGTTACGGACAGACTACCTGGCGATTGTCACAATTGGTGTATCTGAATTAATTAGGTTAGTGGTAAATAATCAAGATTTACCCACTGGCAGTGGATTTACACCTGGGGCGTTTGGGGTGCAAAGTTATCCGTTGCCGCTATCAAATCTTGAGCCGAACTTGATAGTTAGGTTGGGAATGATTGGGCTGCTAACGCTGATTACAGGCGTGTCTTACTGGCAACTCGGGCGATGGATAAGTAAGGGACGAGGGGTGAGGGGCGTAGACGCGCCAGCGGATTCTCGAAAAGTGGGGCGAGGGTTTAAGGAAAAATCTTCAGTTTCTAGGTTCCTCTCTCGCCTAATCATAGGAGTTGCGGCGGCGCTGTTGATTTTGGTGCTTTATGCGGCTGGTGTAATGGCACTGTATGACTACGCTAACCATGAGAAGGCTGGGTTGATGCTGTTGTCAGTACTAGTGTTGGCATTGGTGTTATGGCGGTTGGAAGTTTTAGTGCGATCGCCTTGGGGTCGAGTTCTGAAAGCTATCCGCGAAGATGAGGAAGTCCCTAGAGCACTGGGGAAAAATGTGTTTTGGTACAAACTGCAATCATTGATGTTAGGAGGCGCGATCGCAGGGATTGCTGGTGCTTTGTATGCATGGCAGTTGACGACAATTTACCCTGACAATTTCCAGCCTCAAATTACCTTTGACGCTTGGATTATAGTGATTGTAGGTGGCGCTGGTAACAATTTCGGCACCATTTTGGGTGCTGTCATTTTCTTTGCTTACGATGCCGTCACTCGCTTTCTCCTGCCTGCAATTGTGCCTCTAGATGAAGCGCGTTTAGGTGCGTTTCGCATTATGGTAATTGGTCTTATCCTGATGTTGCTGATGATTTGGCGACCTCAGGGCATCTTGGGTAAAAAGCAGGAATTGACCCTTGGGAAATGA
- a CDS encoding response regulator, whose product MSASPSDQTDVRLRLLVVDDNLDNALLLQTLLEEEGYCVEVADSGQAALQQMRIAPPDLVLLDVMMPEMDGFKVVRKIRGDRRLRATPVILITAYDEPFVEYGWKLGADDFIRKPIDYEQLMQRIRASCPPPRKGNSPT is encoded by the coding sequence ATGAGTGCTTCACCTTCAGATCAGACGGATGTAAGACTTCGCCTTTTGGTAGTGGATGATAACCTTGATAATGCTTTGCTGCTGCAAACGCTCTTGGAAGAGGAAGGATACTGTGTTGAAGTTGCGGATAGTGGTCAAGCAGCATTGCAACAGATGAGAATTGCGCCGCCAGACTTAGTACTTCTTGATGTGATGATGCCAGAAATGGACGGCTTTAAAGTCGTTCGCAAAATTCGCGGCGATCGCCGCTTGCGTGCTACTCCAGTTATTCTGATCACTGCCTACGATGAACCGTTCGTCGAATATGGTTGGAAACTGGGTGCCGATGACTTTATTCGCAAGCCGATTGATTACGAGCAATTGATGCAGCGGATTCGAGCATCTTGCCCTCCACCAAGGAAAGGAAACTCACCCACTTAA